In the genome of Acaryochloris sp. CCMEE 5410, the window TTCCAAATGGCACATCAATAGCATTGATTGATGGCGCATTCTTCGTCATATCTTCTACGCTTCCGTAGGTTCTGAGTTGAGGTGAGTCATAAAATTTTTTCATGGCCTTAGCTTGCTCCTTAAGTCATCTACTTTTATCAGCTGTTCTGGTTTACTTATATGGGTTTCCATACAAGTTGACAGCGTCTAATTAAATTTAATTAGGTGTTTACCCCCCAGGTCAGCTGTGAAACAAGTTTCTAGCCGGACCTTGATGCCATTATGTGAGGCATTACCCAGAGGGTAAATGTACCAAACAGACATCAATTCAGCATACAAATCCAGTTAAGCTATTATAGCTTCTCAAATTTATTGGGGGCATTCCAATCCTTAAATATTCATAAGATTTGATTGCTATGACAGGAATTCTAAAGGATTGTCCCTTAGATTGGCTTGTTGTAGCCAAAGAGTCAGGTTGACGGCAATCCATATCAGTAAAGTATCGTTAGCTTCGGCTTCTCCCCTTTGCCATCGCTGAACTAGCTGACTTAGCTCTTGCATATCAAGAAACATCTCAATGGCATCAGGTGGATGACTGAGGACTTGATGGATCAGGTCTATGCCGTACTTTTCTAGAGTATGGTCAAACGCTGTGCCCAAATTTCCTTTACCGGCACGCCATTGAATTTGGGGAGGGAGAATACCGTCCAGTCCGCGTCGGATAATCAACCGCGTCCAACCATTTTGCATCTTTTGCTCTTCGGGTAGAGAGACACAAAATTCCACCAACCGCTTATCCCAAAAGGGGAACCTCAATTCCACTTGGGAGGCGGCAGCGGTTCGATCCATTACTTCTAGGGTCGCAGAGACTAAGCCAGATGTAACGTCAACGATATGTTCGTGACGCTGGGAAGGTTGGGCACCAAAGCGCTGACGACGCAGGTGTTTATAACGCTGCAGCACGGATGCTCGATCAACAAAGTCTGGGGTGAGGGGGATGGCCCATGGCCTAGCTGGAGACGCCTCAGACGTATTCTGCTGCCCACGGGATTGCCAGGTTTTGACTTTACCTAAAATTTTGGTAATCTTTGTTTTTTTTAGGAGGGGATTGATGCCAAATTTACGGACATAGGACCGATACAAGGGCCATAAATCGTAACCAAAGCTTTGGCAAAACCCCTTCATCTCGCGCCATAACTTGAACCACCGCCCTGCTTTGGCCAAGGTGCGTAAATACCCAACACCATGGGATACCGCCTGATCACCATCAAAGCCATCCAATAACACCCTGACCGATTGGCTTTGAGCGATTTGATATAAGGCATGGGTTAAATGAGCGTTACAGGCAAATAAGGGTTCGTCTTGGAGAGCCAGCATATGCTGATAATCGGTCCAGGGGCTGAGTTGATCGCCTTGTACATACTGAGGCTCGATGGGTCGCTGATGAATCACGGCATTCATAAATTCCTGCTCATCAGATGCCGTAATTTCATTAAACACGGCGGAGAAAGTGGGGAATTTAGTGGTCTCTTGCGCCTCCTGTCTCAACTGGGCTGTCATACAGGTAATCGAGGAAGAATCAATTCCGCCACTTAACATGGTGCCGATGGGAAATGCACTTCTCAGACGGCAGCGCACGGCTTCGGTGAAAATGGATTGAAACTGTTCCGCATAGGCTTGATCGGAGTCCAGCTGAAGTTCAAAATCAGGATCGAGGGACCAATAGGCTGAGATGTTCAGACTATTTTGGCTCACTGTCATCCGATGGGCAGGAGGGAGACGAACAATCTGCTCATAAAAAGTCGTTTCTGCATCAAATAGCATCAGGGTCAGATAGTCAGCGACCCTGGTTTCATTGAGGGCTTTAGGCACTTCTGGCAAATGAAACAGCGCTTTCATTTCGCTGGCAAAGGCAAAGACTTGTTCGGAGGCATAGTAAAAGAAGGGCTTGACGCCAAAATGATCGCGAGCACAAAACAAATGCTGTTGAGTTGCATCCCAAAGGGCAAAGGCAAAATCACCCAAGAGATACTCAGGGCATTGTTCGCCCCATTTTTCGTAGGC includes:
- a CDS encoding lasso peptide isopeptide bond-forming cyclase, which encodes MSAITGFVYPHPLPERRDYLHQMVQSLSHRGPDGTNEWSQDRVGLGHCLLQTTPESRFETLPLSNTSQTLVLTADARIDNRADLMIQLGLEESPSAVITDSALILAAYEKWGEQCPEYLLGDFAFALWDATQQHLFCARDHFGVKPFFYYASEQVFAFASEMKALFHLPEVPKALNETRVADYLTLMLFDAETTFYEQIVRLPPAHRMTVSQNSLNISAYWSLDPDFELQLDSDQAYAEQFQSIFTEAVRCRLRSAFPIGTMLSGGIDSSSITCMTAQLRQEAQETTKFPTFSAVFNEITASDEQEFMNAVIHQRPIEPQYVQGDQLSPWTDYQHMLALQDEPLFACNAHLTHALYQIAQSQSVRVLLDGFDGDQAVSHGVGYLRTLAKAGRWFKLWREMKGFCQSFGYDLWPLYRSYVRKFGINPLLKKTKITKILGKVKTWQSRGQQNTSEASPARPWAIPLTPDFVDRASVLQRYKHLRRQRFGAQPSQRHEHIVDVTSGLVSATLEVMDRTAAASQVELRFPFWDKRLVEFCVSLPEEQKMQNGWTRLIIRRGLDGILPPQIQWRAGKGNLGTAFDHTLEKYGIDLIHQVLSHPPDAIEMFLDMQELSQLVQRWQRGEAEANDTLLIWIAVNLTLWLQQANLRDNPLEFLS